DNA sequence from the Bacillus pumilus genome:
TGTAGTGCAAATTGTTTGATTGCGTGATAACGCGGGGTTTCTCTCGGGCGTATTTCATATAGAGTCATACAAGAAACCTCTATCACGTATGGCTCTTTGCGTAAAGGCGCTTGTTCTGCAAAAGAGTGATCCGCGTTCCATTTGCGCGCAATCGTCATATGCGGATGAAACGGTCTCTTTTCAACAGGATGTCCTGCTGACAATACGGCTTCTCTCACCTTTTCTCTTAATTGCATGAGTGGTTCACTTTCATTAGGTTTTGCAAAAAAGACTCTCGGGCGTTCCTTCGTGCCAAACTGTCCGACCTCATTCAGCTCTAGTGAAAATGCAGTGGCTTCCTTTGAGAGGATCTCAAGCAGCTCGATGATCTTCTTTAAGCGCTCATCAGGAATGGCACCTAAAAAGATCAAGGTCACATGATAATCATGTGGTGCTGTCCATTTTTGAAAAGACAGTCCGCTTCTTTGATCAATGTCTTTTTTGATTTGATGCGCAAGTTGTTCAGGGATGTGAACCCCAATAAAATAATGACGGTTTTCTGACACAATATCACCTGTCCTTTTATAACAAACTTTACGAATCCCCATTGATGATAGTATAACTAAAGAAATGCGGAATGAGAAGAAAGGGTGTCACATGATGAAGGTTGCACAAAATATAGCGGAGCTGATTGGCGATACACCACTTGTTCAATTACAGCGGCTTCAGCCAGACAATGCGGCAGCTGTTTATTTAAAGCTGGAATCGTTTAATCCTAGCGGCAGTGTGAAGGACCGCGCTGCTTACAATATGATCGTCGAGGCTGAAAGGCAAGGAAAGCTTACAAAAGGAGCGACCATTATTGAACCGACGAGTGGGAATACAGGGATTGGTTTAGCTATGAATGCAGCAGCTAGAGGGTATCAAGCCATCCTTGTGATGCCTGATACGATGACAAAGGAACGAATCAATATTTTGAAGGCTTACGGGGCGCAGGTCGTTTTAACCCCAGGAGAAGAAAAAATGCCAGGCTGTATTCGCAAGGCAGAGGAGCTGGCAGCTCAAATTCCTCATAGCTTTATCCCGATGCAATTTGATAATAGAGCGAATCCAGATGCCCATAGAGGCACAACGGCTGTTGAAATCATGGAAGCTGTCAAACAACTTGGCAAGCCCTTTGGAGCCTTTGTCGCAACAGCAGGAACTGGCGGAACCATTACAGGCACTGGAGAGGAATTAAAGAAGGCTTTCCCTCATTTGACCATACGTGTGGCAGAGCCGAAGGGATCTCCAGTCTTATCTGGCGGGACACCTGGTAAACATAAACTTGTTGGCACAAGCCCAGGATTTATTCCCAAAATTTTAAACGAGCATGTCTATGATGAAATCGTGCAAGTAAGCGATGAAGATGCGTACAATATCACACGTCAGCTTGCCCGGCTTGAAGGAATTTTAGTTGGTCCATCCTCTGGCGCAGCCTGCTATGCTGCGATTGAAACAGCCAAGCAATTGCCGGCAGATCAAATCGTGATCTGTATGACAGCAGATACAGGCGAACGATACTTATCAAGTGATGTTTTTCAAGATTAAAAAAGGAACAGGGTCATGAATCCCTGTTCCTTTCAGATTGTTGACAAAGGGCTAAAATGATCTTGATTTTAGCCCTTTGTCTTCTTATCAGCGTGTTAGAAAACCTTTGCAGCCCTAGGAAGGGCGAGCACCGGAACGGAGCGAATTTGACATTCGTGAGTACCGGCGCGCAGGACTGACACCGAATGCGAGGGTTTGTCTACATGCTGTTTCAAGGCTAGGACGATTTGTCGGACTTCACCTCAGCCTGCTCCCCTGTGATGAGTAAAGCCTGCTCATCAGTAAGCGGGCATAAATCGAGCGTCTGCTCATACTGCTCCATGATTTGCTGCGCAGCCTCGCCTAAATAGGTATTGTACATATGCGGTACCGGACAGTAGCTTATCTCATTGAATCCTTGATAAGATGAAAGCTCTGGTGCCTTCTGCCGATCATCCATCACGGAGATATATTCAATGCTTGGCGCCATAATGATACTCCCTGCGGATTCGCCGATGTACAACTTGCCTTTATTGATTTCTTCTTTTAGCACGTCATCGAGACCGTGCTTTCTCAATTCCTGCAGCAAATAGAAGGTGTTGCCTCCTGATACGTACACCACATCATTTTGTTTTATCATCTTTATGATTTCTTCGGTAGACTGCTCAGCTATTTGAACGATTTCTAGCTGCATACCGAGTTGATGAAAGGCTTCTTTCGCTGCCTCCACATAGTGCGTGACTTCTTCCACAGCACTAGCTGTTGGGAAAAATGTCACGCGTTTTCCTTTTAATGATTCACCCGTAAAGTCAGATAAGAGAGAATAGCTGTCTTTGAATGAAGAGCATAAGAACATTTTTTTCACTGTGAATCCCTCTTCTCTTTCTCTATTTTGCCAATTCATACATGGCTTGTGCATATAGAGCGGTTGCTCTTAGTAGATCATCGATTTCGATATATTCATCCTTCTGGTGTGCGCAATCTGGTCTGCCAGGGAAGAGAGGACCAAAGGCAACGCCTGCTTCTAAAGATCTCGCATACGTTCCTCCACCAATGGCAATCAGGTGAGCTGGATCTCCCGTTTGTTCCTCATATACCCGCTGCAATGTTTTGACAAGCGGGTGATCTTTTGAGACGTGATGCGGGGGGCTGTCATCAAATTTTAGAAGGGTAGCCCCTTTGATGCCTTCGATCCCTTTTTTAACGTCCTTGCCGTCTGCTGTCACTGGATAGCGGACATTTAATCCTAGCTTCGCTTCCTCGCTTTGTGTATAGCGGATCGTGCCAACATTCAAGGTCAAATCTCCGCTAATGTCATCTTTGCAAGCAATCCCCAGCTTTTTCCCTCTTGTATCCTGATCAAATAAAGCATTGATTTGAGAGGTAAAAGCAAGCCCGTCTTCATCTAATTCTTGTCCACATAGGAAATTGGCCATATGAATGCCCGCATTGATGCCATGCGCCGGCTCCATAGCATGAACTGATTCACCTTTTAATGTGAAATGCAGTCCATCCGCTACATTCTTTACCTCACCTGATAATTGATTGTCAGCAAGATAAGCTTCAAAAGCTGTTTTTAATGATTCAGCATCGTGTTCTTGTGCCGCTGTCACAGTGGCAGTTGCCTCATCCGGCACCATATTCAGCCGCATACCCGATGTGAATTGCTTGAGCGTATAGCGCTGATGTTGTTCTGTATGTTGATATGTAAATGACACAATGGCATCAATGATCCCTTTTTCAGCATGAATAATCGGAAAATCAGCATCTGGTGCAAATCCAATTTGCGGCATCGCCTCATGCTTGAAATAATGGTCCACACAGCGCCAATCACTTTCTTCATCTGTTCCAATGATCATTCGAATCTTTTTTGACAGCTTCATCCCCGTATCTTTTAACATCTTCAGTGCGTAGAAAGCCGCCATGGTTGGCCCTTTATCATCAATGGCGCCTCGTGCAAATATTTTATTTTCTCTTATGTCCGCTGAAAATGGCGGGGTTGTCCAGCCGTCACCAGCAGGCACAACGTCCACATGGCATAGCACACCTACAATGTCTTCGCCTTCTCCATATTCAATATGACCTGCATAGCCATCCACATTCTTGACTGTGAATCCTTCGTCTTCCCCTTTTTTCAGCATATACTGAAGGGCCTGATCGACTTTTTCACCAA
Encoded proteins:
- the thpR gene encoding RNA 2',3'-cyclic phosphodiesterase, with translation MSENRHYFIGVHIPEQLAHQIKKDIDQRSGLSFQKWTAPHDYHVTLIFLGAIPDERLKKIIELLEILSKEATAFSLELNEVGQFGTKERPRVFFAKPNESEPLMQLREKVREAVLSAGHPVEKRPFHPHMTIARKWNADHSFAEQAPLRKEPYVIEVSCMTLYEIRPRETPRYHAIKQFALHK
- the cysK gene encoding cysteine synthase A; translation: MKVAQNIAELIGDTPLVQLQRLQPDNAAAVYLKLESFNPSGSVKDRAAYNMIVEAERQGKLTKGATIIEPTSGNTGIGLAMNAAARGYQAILVMPDTMTKERINILKAYGAQVVLTPGEEKMPGCIRKAEELAAQIPHSFIPMQFDNRANPDAHRGTTAVEIMEAVKQLGKPFGAFVATAGTGGTITGTGEELKKAFPHLTIRVAEPKGSPVLSGGTPGKHKLVGTSPGFIPKILNEHVYDEIVQVSDEDAYNITRQLARLEGILVGPSSGAACYAAIETAKQLPADQIVICMTADTGERYLSSDVFQD
- a CDS encoding Type 1 glutamine amidotransferase-like domain-containing protein, translating into MKKMFLCSSFKDSYSLLSDFTGESLKGKRVTFFPTASAVEEVTHYVEAAKEAFHQLGMQLEIVQIAEQSTEEIIKMIKQNDVVYVSGGNTFYLLQELRKHGLDDVLKEEINKGKLYIGESAGSIIMAPSIEYISVMDDRQKAPELSSYQGFNEISYCPVPHMYNTYLGEAAQQIMEQYEQTLDLCPLTDEQALLITGEQAEVKSDKSS
- the pepV gene encoding dipeptidase PepV, with protein sequence MNWEAEVIRKKDDLIEDTQSFLQIESVLDEEGGKEGKPFGEKVDQALQYMLKKGEDEGFTVKNVDGYAGHIEYGEGEDIVGVLCHVDVVPAGDGWTTPPFSADIRENKIFARGAIDDKGPTMAAFYALKMLKDTGMKLSKKIRMIIGTDEESDWRCVDHYFKHEAMPQIGFAPDADFPIIHAEKGIIDAIVSFTYQHTEQHQRYTLKQFTSGMRLNMVPDEATATVTAAQEHDAESLKTAFEAYLADNQLSGEVKNVADGLHFTLKGESVHAMEPAHGINAGIHMANFLCGQELDEDGLAFTSQINALFDQDTRGKKLGIACKDDISGDLTLNVGTIRYTQSEEAKLGLNVRYPVTADGKDVKKGIEGIKGATLLKFDDSPPHHVSKDHPLVKTLQRVYEEQTGDPAHLIAIGGGTYARSLEAGVAFGPLFPGRPDCAHQKDEYIEIDDLLRATALYAQAMYELAK